From Loxodonta africana isolate mLoxAfr1 chromosome 2, mLoxAfr1.hap2, whole genome shotgun sequence, the proteins below share one genomic window:
- the TRPM2 gene encoding transient receptor potential cation channel subfamily M member 2 isoform X7, whose amino-acid sequence MAASASGWKPRLQMEFVIYDPPFYTAERKDKAVVDPVGSSLELLSKINYNTMDGLVDRRSFHGPYAVCDGLPLNPMGRTGLRGRGSLRCFGPNHALHPVVTRWRRNQDGAICRKGIKKILEVLVIKHSLSEHWALPGGSREPGETLPRKLKCVLQQEFWPSFESLLKQGVEVYKGYVDDPRNTDNAWIETVAISIHFQDQNDVDLQQLNSHLHSHDPEVSFRWQVVDRCIPLYANHKTILQKVATLFGAYY is encoded by the exons ATGGAGTTTGTGATCTACGACCCTCCCTTCTACACGGCTGAGAGGAAGGACAAGGCAGTTGTGGACCCTGTGGGGAG cTCCCTGGAGCTGCTGTCCAAGATCAATTACAACACTATGGATGGGCTGGTGGACCGCCGGAGCTTCCATGGCCCCTACGCAGTCTGCGACGGCCTTCCCTT AAACCCCATGGGCCGCACGGGGCTGCGTGGGCGTGGGAGCCTCCGCTGCTTCGGACCCAACCATGCACTGCACCCGGTCGTCACCAG GTGGCGACGGAACCAGGACGGGGCCATCTGCAGGAAGGGCATCAAGAAGATCCTGGAGGTGCTGGTGATCAAGCACTCGCTGTCAGAGCACTGGGCGCTGCCGGGG GGCTCCCGGGAACCAGGGGAGACGCTGCCCCGGAAGCTGAAGTGTGTCCTGCAGCAGGAGTTCTGGCCGTCCTTCGAGAGCCTGTTGAAGCAAGGGGTGGAG GTGTACAAAGGTTACGTGGATGACCCGAGGAACACGGACAATGCCTGGATCGAGACAGTGGCTATCAGCATCCACTTCCAGGACCAGAATGATGTGGACCTGCAGCAGCTGAACTCT CACCTGCACTCCCACGACCCCGAGGTGTCCTTCCGCTGGCAGGTGGTGGACAGGTGCATCCCGCTGTATGCCAACCACAAGACCATCCTCCAGAAGGTGGCCACTCTGTTTGGAGCATACTACTGA